A window of the Lactuca sativa cultivar Salinas chromosome 5, Lsat_Salinas_v11, whole genome shotgun sequence genome harbors these coding sequences:
- the LOC111918692 gene encoding uncharacterized protein LOC111918692 has protein sequence MEVSLEGSKAILVAYMKQHVLKYHQWMQDPALLQATGSEPLTLEEEYEMQLTWTRDPLKRTFIILDKDLVSGEFVHGDPHVEAMVGDVNIYMNDLEDSNLAEIEIMIAEPKSRGKGLGMESVLMMTVFAIENHKINTFRAKIGDSNEASLNMFRKLGFKEVSHSLIFKEVTLELPITPEKSKELIQLVGNMITHS, from the exons ATGGAAGTGAGCTTGGAGGGTTCGAAAGCGATACTGGTAGCGTACATGAAGCAACACGTCCTCAAGTACCATCAATGGATGCAAGATCCTGCTCTACTCCAAGCCACCGGGTCGGAGCCCTTGACTCTCGAAGAAGAGTACGAGATGCAGCTTACATGGACTCGAGACCCCCTCA AACGAACTTTTATCATCTTGGATAAAGATTTGGTTTCTGGAGAATTCGTTCATGGCGATCCTCATGTCGAAG CTATGGTTGGTGATGTGAATATATACATGAATGATTTGGAAGATTCCAATCTGGCTGAGATTGAAATAATGATAGCTGAACCTAAAAG CCGTGGCAAAGGACTTGGGATGGAATCCGTTCTGATGATGACAGTTTTTGCCATTGAAAATCATAAAATTAACACCTTTCGTGCCAAAATCGGGGATTCAAATGAAGCTTCTTTGAATATGTTCCGAAAACTG GGCTTCAAGGAAGTCTCTCATAGTTTAATCTTTAAAGAG GTGACTCTAGAGCTACCCATAACTCCAGAAAAGAGTAAGGAACTGATTCAATTAGTTGGGAATATGATTACACATTCATAG